A single Candidatus Thalassolituus haligoni DNA region contains:
- the hemB gene encoding porphobilinogen synthase, producing MAFTDSQRMFPETRLRRMRRNDFSRRLMRETQLTTDSLIYPMFVLEGHQEREAIASMPGIERLSVDLLVAEVKHLYQLGIPAVALFPVTPNSAKSELAEEAFNPNGLAQRAVRAIKDAVPEMGVITDVALDPFTTHGQDGIIDQDGYVLNDRTVDTLVKQALSHAEAGADVVAPSDMMDGRIGDIRVALEEDRFVNTRIMAYSAKYASAYYGPFRDAVGSSANLGKADKKTYQMDPANSDEALHEVAMDLAEGADMVMIKPGMPYLDIVRRIKDEFRAPTFVYQVSGEYAMHKAAVANGWLDDNAVMVEALTAMKRAGADGILTYYAKQYAEWINA from the coding sequence ATGGCCTTCACTGACTCTCAACGCATGTTTCCAGAAACTCGACTGCGTCGTATGCGCCGCAATGATTTTTCCCGTCGGTTGATGCGCGAAACCCAGCTGACGACCGATAGCCTGATTTACCCGATGTTTGTGCTCGAAGGCCATCAGGAACGTGAAGCGATTGCTTCCATGCCAGGTATCGAACGCCTGTCCGTTGATTTGCTGGTCGCCGAGGTCAAGCACCTGTACCAGCTCGGTATCCCGGCGGTTGCCCTGTTCCCGGTAACGCCGAACAGTGCCAAGTCCGAATTGGCGGAAGAAGCATTTAATCCTAATGGTCTGGCTCAACGCGCTGTGCGGGCGATCAAGGATGCCGTGCCCGAGATGGGTGTGATTACCGACGTTGCCCTGGATCCGTTCACCACCCATGGCCAGGATGGCATCATTGATCAGGATGGCTATGTACTGAATGACCGCACCGTCGATACGCTGGTGAAACAGGCTTTGTCTCATGCCGAAGCTGGCGCCGACGTTGTCGCTCCTTCCGATATGATGGACGGCCGCATTGGTGATATCCGCGTTGCGCTGGAAGAAGATCGTTTTGTAAACACCCGCATCATGGCCTATTCCGCCAAATATGCATCGGCCTACTATGGCCCTTTCCGCGATGCGGTCGGTTCTTCGGCCAACCTCGGCAAAGCCGACAAGAAAACCTATCAGATGGATCCGGCCAACAGCGATGAAGCGCTGCATGAAGTGGCTATGGATCTGGCCGAAGGTGCCGACATGGTGATGATCAAGCCGGGCATGCCGTATCTGGATATCGTTCGCCGCATCAAGGATGAATTCCGCGCCCCCACCTTCGTTTATCAGGTCAGCGGTGAGTACGCCATGCACAAAGCGGCAGTGGCGAATGGCTGGCTGGATGATAACGCCGTTATGGTGGAAGCCCTCACCGCCATGAAGCGCGCCGGTGCCGATGGCATTCTTACCTATTACGCCAAACAATACGCAGAGTGGATCAACGCTTAA
- the ppk1 gene encoding polyphosphate kinase 1, which yields MSDVQTTEASIDLSSSEYYFNRELSHLQFNIRVLEQALDESHPLLDRLFFLCIFSRNLDEFYEVRVANLTQQLTFAREQAGADGMHPQQVLSAIHTLCSETVERQYRILNETILPALEQENIHFQRRRDWTEEQRLWVEGYFRDSIQPLISPIGLDPSHPFPRLVNKSLNFIVELDGKDAFGRETGLAIIPAPRSLPRIIRIPDHLTNGGDHFIFLSSMIHEHADELFPGMEVKGCYQFRVTRNADLEIDEDGTNDLASALEDELHSRNFGEEMRLEVADNCPSELVNFLLHKFSLEANDLYMVNGPVNLGRMMEVIGQINRPDLQYTPFTPGLPKNIKFKKSIFESMRERDTLLLHPFESFTPVVDLLREAAKDPAVRAIKQTLYRTGAKSEIVNALVDAARNGKEVTVVIELRARFDEEENLYLANRLQEAGAVVVYGVVGYKTHAKMMLIVRKEEDRYKRYVHLGTGNYHAGNARAYTDYSFLTSNDVMGEDVAAVFQQLTGMGAALKIKKLFHAPFTLHKKLIELVERERVHAEAGHPALIRLKANGLTEPKLIRALYKASQAGVKVELIIRGMCCLKPGIPGVSENIEVRSIIGRFLEHTRVYYFLNNGKDEVYAASADLMERNLLNRVETAFPIESNKLKDRVKSELEAYMLDNSQAWVLQSDGRYVRLQPAEGEETIRAQSILLATLATTSS from the coding sequence ATGAGCGACGTACAGACAACCGAAGCAAGTATCGACCTGAGTAGCAGTGAGTATTACTTCAATCGTGAACTGAGCCATTTACAGTTCAATATCCGGGTGCTGGAGCAGGCACTGGATGAAAGCCACCCACTGCTTGATCGGCTGTTTTTCCTGTGTATTTTCAGCCGCAATCTGGACGAGTTTTACGAAGTCCGAGTCGCCAACCTGACCCAGCAGCTGACCTTCGCCCGCGAACAGGCAGGGGCTGACGGTATGCACCCACAACAGGTGCTGAGCGCTATTCATACGCTCTGCAGCGAAACCGTTGAACGTCAGTACCGAATTCTCAATGAAACCATTCTGCCAGCGCTGGAACAGGAAAATATCCACTTCCAGCGCCGCCGTGACTGGACCGAAGAGCAACGGCTCTGGGTTGAAGGCTATTTCCGCGACAGTATCCAGCCGCTGATCAGTCCGATCGGGCTGGATCCTTCCCATCCGTTCCCGCGTCTGGTGAACAAGAGTCTGAACTTTATTGTTGAACTGGATGGCAAGGATGCCTTTGGTCGTGAAACAGGGCTGGCCATTATTCCGGCACCGCGCTCGCTGCCGCGTATTATTCGTATTCCAGATCATCTGACTAATGGCGGTGATCACTTTATTTTCCTGTCGTCCATGATTCACGAACATGCCGATGAGCTGTTCCCTGGCATGGAAGTCAAGGGCTGTTACCAGTTCCGGGTTACCCGCAACGCCGATCTGGAGATTGACGAAGACGGCACCAACGACCTCGCCTCTGCCCTTGAAGATGAGCTGCACTCACGCAACTTTGGCGAAGAGATGCGTCTGGAAGTGGCAGATAACTGCCCGTCCGAGCTGGTGAACTTCCTGTTACACAAATTCAGCCTGGAAGCCAACGACCTGTACATGGTCAATGGCCCGGTGAATCTGGGCCGGATGATGGAAGTGATTGGTCAGATCAACCGCCCGGATTTGCAGTACACGCCTTTTACACCCGGGCTGCCCAAGAACATCAAGTTCAAAAAGAGCATTTTCGAAAGCATGCGCGAGCGCGATACGCTGCTGCTACATCCGTTTGAATCCTTTACACCCGTCGTCGACCTGCTGCGCGAAGCCGCCAAAGACCCGGCGGTGCGGGCGATCAAACAGACGTTGTACCGCACGGGTGCCAAATCTGAAATTGTTAATGCGCTGGTGGATGCCGCCCGTAATGGCAAGGAAGTCACGGTTGTTATTGAACTGCGTGCGCGCTTTGATGAGGAAGAAAACCTCTACCTCGCCAACCGCCTGCAGGAAGCCGGTGCCGTGGTGGTGTATGGCGTGGTCGGCTACAAGACCCACGCCAAAATGATGCTGATAGTGCGTAAAGAAGAAGACCGCTACAAACGTTACGTGCACCTCGGCACCGGCAACTACCACGCTGGCAACGCACGGGCGTACACCGACTACAGCTTCCTGACCAGCAATGATGTCATGGGTGAAGACGTCGCCGCCGTGTTCCAGCAACTGACCGGCATGGGCGCCGCATTAAAAATAAAGAAGCTGTTTCATGCACCGTTCACACTGCACAAAAAACTGATCGAACTGGTTGAACGGGAACGGGTTCATGCAGAAGCAGGCCATCCGGCACTGATCCGCCTGAAAGCCAATGGCCTGACCGAACCAAAACTGATCCGGGCGCTTTACAAGGCCTCGCAGGCTGGCGTGAAGGTAGAGTTGATCATTCGCGGCATGTGCTGTCTCAAACCTGGGATTCCCGGTGTCTCTGAGAACATTGAAGTACGCTCGATTATTGGCCGCTTCCTGGAGCACACCCGGGTGTATTACTTCCTCAATAACGGCAAGGACGAAGTATATGCCGCCAGTGCCGACCTGATGGAACGTAACCTGTTGAATCGGGTGGAAACCGCCTTCCCGATCGAAAGCAACAAACTGAAAGATCGGGTCAAATCGGAGCTGGAAGCCTATATGCTGGACAACAGCCAGGCCTGGGTACTGCAGTCGGATGGCCGCTATGTTCGCCTCCAACCCGCCGAGGGTGAAGAAACCATCCGCGCCCAGAGTATTTTGCTGGCCACGCTCGCAACCACATCAAGCTGA
- the ppx gene encoding exopolyphosphatase produces MSDTSAQPGELIAAVDLGSNSFHMVVAREFHGEFRTLERRGQKVQLAAGLDEHYMLSEEAQQRGLDCLREFSQRLQGMDPAKVTVLATNALRAARNRQEFIERAEAVLGYPIEVIAGREEARLIYLGVAHTLADDMGNRLVVDIGGGSTEFIIGERFEPKALESLHMGCVSFTRRFFADGLITEAAFEQAVAAARQELLNIETHYKQLGWQNVVGSSGTIRAVEQSVVEFGWSTEGITRPALKKLRKQALQFATLDDVVLPGVKVERRQVFIGGLAILTAVFDTFDIEHMVYSDGALREGALWDLFGRSSHEDVRQRTVQSLKERFYVDDAQAARVSDMARALFVQVNQHWGMDDSLVRWLLWGAELHEIGLSLSHSGFHKHGAYLLQHADMLGFTRQGQVKLAALVRCHRRKFSLEEFAAVSPGRRQFVIQLTRLLRIAVILNHSRGAHPVPVPVVTIAEDNQLQLQLPEGWLAEHPLTAGDLMAEVEFQKAAGMALGVM; encoded by the coding sequence ATGTCAGATACCTCAGCCCAGCCAGGCGAATTGATTGCAGCGGTTGATCTGGGCTCCAACAGTTTTCATATGGTCGTCGCCCGCGAATTTCATGGTGAATTTCGTACTCTGGAACGGCGTGGACAAAAAGTGCAGCTAGCTGCTGGTCTGGATGAGCACTACATGCTGTCGGAAGAGGCACAGCAACGCGGTCTGGATTGTTTGCGAGAGTTTTCCCAGCGTTTGCAGGGCATGGATCCTGCCAAAGTGACGGTGTTGGCAACCAACGCGCTGCGTGCCGCCCGTAACCGCCAGGAGTTTATTGAACGGGCCGAGGCGGTACTGGGTTATCCCATCGAAGTCATTGCCGGGCGCGAAGAAGCCCGCCTGATTTATCTGGGCGTTGCGCATACGCTGGCGGATGATATGGGGAATCGTCTGGTGGTCGATATTGGTGGCGGCAGCACCGAGTTTATTATTGGTGAACGGTTTGAACCGAAGGCACTGGAAAGCCTGCATATGGGTTGCGTATCGTTCACCCGGCGATTTTTTGCCGATGGCCTGATTACCGAAGCCGCGTTTGAGCAGGCAGTTGCCGCTGCTCGTCAGGAGTTGCTGAACATAGAAACCCATTACAAGCAGCTTGGCTGGCAAAACGTGGTGGGATCTTCCGGCACGATTCGGGCAGTTGAGCAGTCCGTGGTGGAATTTGGCTGGTCAACGGAAGGGATAACACGTCCGGCGCTAAAAAAATTACGCAAGCAGGCACTGCAATTTGCCACGCTGGATGATGTGGTATTACCTGGGGTCAAGGTCGAGCGTCGTCAGGTGTTTATTGGTGGACTGGCGATTTTGACGGCGGTATTTGACACCTTTGATATTGAACACATGGTGTATTCCGATGGTGCCTTGCGTGAAGGGGCGTTGTGGGATTTGTTCGGGCGCTCGAGTCACGAAGATGTACGCCAGCGCACAGTTCAGTCGCTGAAAGAACGCTTCTATGTCGATGATGCGCAAGCGGCCAGGGTGAGTGACATGGCTCGTGCCCTGTTTGTGCAGGTGAATCAGCACTGGGGGATGGACGACAGCCTGGTGCGCTGGCTGTTGTGGGGGGCAGAGTTACATGAGATTGGCTTGAGCCTCTCTCACAGTGGTTTCCATAAACACGGTGCCTATCTGCTTCAGCACGCAGACATGCTGGGCTTTACCCGCCAGGGGCAAGTGAAACTGGCAGCTCTGGTACGTTGTCATCGGCGTAAATTCAGCCTTGAGGAATTTGCGGCGGTATCTCCCGGACGTCGTCAATTTGTGATTCAGTTGACCCGACTGCTTCGCATCGCGGTTATTTTAAACCACAGCCGTGGAGCGCATCCGGTGCCGGTGCCTGTTGTTACCATTGCTGAGGATAATCAACTGCAACTGCAACTGCCTGAAGGTTGGTTGGCGGAGCATCCGCTGACGGCCGGTGACCTGATGGCGGAAGTGGAATTCCAGAAAGCTGCCGGCATGGCGCTTGGTGTGATGTAG
- the trxA gene encoding thioredoxin TrxA yields the protein MSDLILMTSDDSFETDVLSNDLPVLVDFWAEWCGPCKMIAPVLEEIAEEFKGQLKIAKLNIDQNEATAPKYGIRSIPTLILFKGGNVEATKIGAMSKSELTAFIQQAL from the coding sequence ATGAGCGATCTCATTCTGATGACGAGTGACGACAGTTTTGAAACGGACGTACTGAGTAACGACCTGCCGGTACTGGTAGATTTTTGGGCTGAATGGTGTGGCCCCTGTAAAATGATTGCTCCTGTGCTGGAAGAAATTGCGGAAGAATTCAAGGGTCAGCTGAAAATTGCCAAACTGAATATCGACCAGAACGAAGCAACAGCACCCAAATACGGTATCCGCAGCATTCCGACCCTGATCCTGTTCAAGGGCGGAAACGTTGAAGCGACCAAGATTGGCGCCATGAGCAAATCCGAACTGACGGCCTTTATCCAGCAAGCTCTGTAA